One Lysinibacillus sp. OF-1 DNA segment encodes these proteins:
- a CDS encoding precorrin-2 dehydrogenase/sirohydrochlorin ferrochelatase family protein has protein sequence MTNYFPIHINLEYKTVVIVGGGHVATQKVASLLPAKAHIVIVSPTLHDTLQPLADSGQITWKQKEFEPRDLDDAILIIAATNVTAVNEAVQEAAQHWQLINRTDRQSESDFITPATVRRGPLVLTVSTSGASPSLARKIKADLEDQFDDAYDDYVCFLQQARLMIAAKYDKGPQRRAALQALLEPSILEWTRHGEIDRREAYLQQLLMGAKQ, from the coding sequence ATGACTAATTATTTTCCTATTCATATCAATCTAGAATATAAAACCGTAGTGATTGTAGGTGGCGGACACGTGGCAACGCAGAAGGTAGCCTCTCTATTACCCGCAAAGGCCCATATTGTCATAGTCAGTCCAACCCTACATGATACATTACAGCCACTTGCCGATTCGGGGCAAATTACTTGGAAGCAGAAGGAATTTGAACCACGTGATTTGGATGATGCGATTCTCATTATTGCTGCAACGAATGTGACGGCTGTAAACGAAGCTGTTCAAGAGGCGGCACAGCATTGGCAATTAATCAATCGAACGGATAGACAAAGTGAAAGTGATTTCATTACACCTGCTACTGTTCGTCGTGGCCCATTGGTGTTAACTGTTTCGACATCGGGAGCAAGCCCAAGTCTAGCGCGCAAGATCAAAGCAGATTTAGAAGATCAATTCGATGATGCTTATGATGACTATGTATGCTTTTTACAGCAAGCACGATTAATGATTGCTGCTAAGTATGATAAAGGTCCGCAAAGACGGGCGGCATTACAAGCATTGCTAGAGCCAAGCATTCTGGAATGGACACGTCATGGAGAGATTGATAGACGTGAAGCCTATTTACAACAACTTTTGATGGGAGCGAAGCAATGA
- a CDS encoding nitroreductase family protein, which produces MTVIEALKKRRAIRNYTTQPVEKEKIEQILQAATYAPNDRMREPWHFYVIQDEAMKRYEEMASAYLQERFPTKPNLVESSLKVVQTTPVAIVVTADIVEGDTDATEDNVFAVCSAIMSMWLTADELGLGFVWRTRGVGLVHDSRMHAFIGASASQKVVGTIFIGYPQEQEQSDKKRTPFAEKTTWL; this is translated from the coding sequence ATGACCGTTATCGAAGCATTAAAAAAGCGTAGAGCCATTCGAAATTACACAACACAACCAGTAGAGAAAGAAAAAATTGAGCAAATTTTACAAGCAGCCACCTATGCTCCGAATGACCGTATGCGTGAGCCTTGGCATTTTTATGTTATTCAAGATGAGGCAATGAAGCGTTATGAAGAAATGGCGAGTGCCTATTTACAAGAGCGTTTCCCCACAAAGCCGAACTTAGTGGAAAGCTCTTTAAAGGTTGTGCAAACAACGCCTGTGGCCATTGTTGTTACTGCAGACATTGTTGAAGGTGATACTGATGCGACAGAGGATAATGTTTTTGCCGTATGTAGTGCCATTATGTCCATGTGGCTCACTGCAGATGAGCTAGGTCTTGGTTTTGTTTGGCGTACACGTGGTGTTGGGCTCGTGCATGATTCACGTATGCATGCATTTATTGGTGCAAGTGCCTCTCAAAAAGTAGTCGGTACGATATTTATTGGCTATCCACAAGAGCAGGAGCAAAGCGACAAAAAGCGTACACCATTTGCAGAAAAGACAACATGGCTGTAA
- the rnz gene encoding ribonuclease Z, whose amino-acid sequence MQLHFLGTGAGMPSKERNTSALMIKLLDEVSEMWLFDCGEATQHQILHTSLKPRKVTKIFITHLHGDHIFGLPGFLSSRSFQGGDEPLTIFGPPGLQQWIEQTLALSKTHLTYPLYFIEVQEGIIFEDTHFTIYAQELRHVVPCYGYRIEQKDLPGELLIDKAQALGVPKGPLLGQLKNGYDVVLENGHVIQAKDVVAPSKKGFTLTILGDTKYCEEAIQLSRDADIIVHEATFDGTLTALAASYGHATNVEAAKVAQQAGADYLLLNHLSARFLPQDLPQFLAEAQAIFPQTLLTSDQAIFTWQNNKLI is encoded by the coding sequence GTGCAACTACATTTTTTAGGGACAGGCGCAGGCATGCCTTCAAAAGAGCGAAATACGAGTGCATTGATGATCAAGTTATTAGATGAAGTGAGCGAAATGTGGCTATTTGACTGTGGGGAGGCTACACAACATCAAATCCTACACACATCGTTAAAGCCACGTAAAGTAACAAAAATTTTTATTACACATTTACATGGCGACCATATTTTTGGATTGCCAGGGTTTTTAAGCTCTCGTTCCTTTCAAGGAGGGGATGAGCCTTTAACGATCTTTGGTCCCCCAGGTTTACAGCAATGGATTGAACAAACATTAGCCTTATCTAAAACCCATTTAACGTATCCACTGTATTTTATAGAAGTGCAAGAAGGGATTATTTTTGAGGATACTCATTTTACAATTTATGCACAGGAATTGCGCCATGTTGTACCATGCTATGGGTATCGTATTGAACAAAAGGATTTACCTGGTGAATTATTAATCGACAAGGCACAGGCACTTGGTGTTCCTAAAGGCCCTTTGCTTGGTCAATTAAAAAATGGTTACGATGTCGTGCTTGAAAATGGGCATGTGATTCAAGCAAAAGACGTTGTTGCCCCCTCAAAAAAGGGCTTCACACTGACGATTTTGGGCGATACGAAATATTGCGAAGAGGCCATTCAATTATCAAGGGATGCTGACATCATTGTACATGAAGCGACCTTTGATGGGACACTGACTGCTTTAGCAGCCAGCTATGGTCATGCTACCAATGTGGAAGCAGCAAAAGTCGCACAGCAAGCTGGCGCAGACTACTTGCTTTTAAATCATTTAAGTGCCCGTTTTCTTCCACAGGATTTACCACAATTTTTGGCAGAAGCACAGGCAATTTTCCCCCAAACATTACTGACATCCGATCAAGCCATTTTTACTTGGCAAAATAATAAATTAATCTAA
- a CDS encoding TetR/AcrR family transcriptional regulator, whose protein sequence is MKKGTKDKILDAATSLMTERGYSNVSVKDIAATAGVSEMTVFRHFETKLGILHAVLQSHSYIPYFEHLFAQDLSGNLENDLKQIANTYLAFMEKNKPIFLITTQDRSMLPGLMDTISDNQTKQLLSLLAVYFQSQIEQGKMKEIDTNGQAIVFLTSLFGFFVSNALWDQHFLKDQQEIFIQHLVATFVSGVCV, encoded by the coding sequence ATGAAAAAAGGCACAAAAGATAAAATTCTTGATGCAGCAACAAGTCTAATGACAGAAAGGGGCTATTCGAATGTTTCGGTAAAAGATATTGCTGCCACTGCTGGTGTTAGTGAAATGACTGTCTTCCGTCATTTTGAAACAAAACTAGGAATTCTTCATGCTGTCCTGCAAAGCCACTCATATATCCCATACTTTGAACATTTATTTGCACAAGATTTATCCGGAAACTTAGAGAATGATTTAAAGCAAATTGCTAACACATATCTAGCCTTTATGGAAAAAAATAAACCAATTTTTCTCATTACTACACAAGATAGAAGTATGCTACCAGGGTTAATGGATACAATTTCGGATAACCAAACTAAACAATTACTAAGCTTACTGGCCGTTTATTTTCAATCTCAAATTGAACAAGGAAAGATGAAGGAAATAGATACAAACGGACAAGCCATTGTTTTTTTAACGAGCCTGTTTGGTTTTTTTGTTTCCAATGCGCTATGGGACCAACATTTTCTAAAAGATCAACAAGAAATTTTTATTCAACATTTAGTTGCTACTTTTGTGAGTGGAGTCTGTGTTTAA
- a CDS encoding class I SAM-dependent methyltransferase, which yields MTRKGPLAINYEALWQEGMKDWHGMMPERMVNDQLEEQFWAQSVARKKIGQTDPYAQRIFQELQKSIEPQYSVLEIGPGWGNYTFPLAERVDKLTCVDSSESMLHYLQQCMPHQEHVSYVHAKWESLESDEIEPHDIVLGVNCFYRMYEIKAALSHMNRLAKKRAIIGMTTGPIQPHYERLYEKYGYEIKFPRRDYIEFLNLLYEMNIYADCQIIPLERVYEYESYEQLVTTQSKKILTANVQQAHVEEALSPFIEEKEGRYYYRHDFHAALVSWQPK from the coding sequence ATGACAAGAAAAGGACCATTAGCCATTAATTATGAGGCATTATGGCAGGAGGGCATGAAAGACTGGCATGGAATGATGCCGGAGCGCATGGTCAATGATCAGTTAGAGGAGCAATTTTGGGCTCAATCCGTTGCACGTAAAAAAATAGGACAAACTGATCCTTATGCCCAACGCATTTTTCAGGAGCTTCAAAAAAGTATTGAGCCACAGTATTCTGTATTAGAAATTGGGCCAGGATGGGGTAATTATACGTTTCCATTGGCTGAGCGAGTGGACAAGCTAACCTGTGTGGATAGCTCTGAAAGCATGCTGCATTACTTACAACAGTGTATGCCTCATCAGGAGCATGTTTCATATGTTCATGCGAAATGGGAAAGTCTAGAAAGTGATGAAATTGAGCCACATGATATCGTTTTGGGCGTGAATTGTTTTTATCGGATGTATGAAATTAAAGCCGCCTTATCCCATATGAATCGGCTTGCGAAAAAGCGTGCCATCATTGGCATGACGACAGGTCCTATTCAGCCTCACTATGAGCGATTATATGAAAAGTATGGCTATGAAATTAAGTTTCCTCGTAGAGATTATATAGAATTTTTAAATCTACTGTATGAGATGAATATTTATGCGGATTGTCAAATTATCCCTTTGGAACGTGTCTATGAATATGAAAGCTATGAACAGCTTGTTACAACGCAAAGTAAAAAAATTTTAACGGCAAATGTCCAGCAAGCACATGTGGAAGAAGCTCTCTCACCTTTTATTGAAGAAAAAGAGGGACGCTATTATTATCGTCATGACTTTCATGCAGCCCTTGTCTCATGGCAACCAAAATAA
- a CDS encoding cobyric acid synthase, producing MPAKSIMIQGTASDVGKSMICTALCRIFSDDGLSVVPFKSQNMALNSFVTKDGGEIGRAQGVQAEAARVIATTDMNPILLKPKQDMMSEVIVHGKHFLNMDAKSYRNNFVQEAMPIVEKSVRTLQNTYDVIVLEGAGSPAEINLKDRDIANMRMAHLADAAVVLVADIDRGGVFASIVGTLALLDDDERARVKGLIINKFRGMRELLDDGLEWVERETGIPVLGVIPYVNINIEAEDSLALSSLRFKKPKPGEFTVDVAMIRLPRISNFTDIDPFFDEPEVGVRLISNVHELGTPDLLILPGTKSTMDDLAWLKAQGFDQAITHLRERCTKIIGICGGFQMLGETLLDPEAVEGNGEAANGLGLLPMETIFVGTKKTVQMTGTRGQDTLTGYEIHLGRTKILRDEVSPFLLLEDGREDGAVSHDEQVIGTYFHGVFHNRTFTRQLVNEIRVKKGLMALPNDVKSDAERREDAYNMLADHVRANLDMKKIYEILSLEVSI from the coding sequence ATGCCAGCTAAATCGATTATGATTCAAGGAACGGCTTCCGATGTTGGAAAAAGTATGATTTGTACGGCACTTTGTCGTATATTTTCGGATGATGGACTAAGTGTTGTCCCGTTTAAATCGCAAAATATGGCTCTTAATTCGTTTGTTACGAAGGATGGTGGCGAAATCGGCCGTGCACAAGGGGTGCAGGCAGAGGCAGCCCGTGTTATTGCGACGACTGATATGAATCCTATTCTGCTGAAACCGAAGCAAGATATGATGTCTGAGGTCATCGTCCATGGTAAGCATTTTTTAAATATGGATGCCAAAAGCTATCGCAATAATTTTGTGCAAGAGGCAATGCCAATCGTTGAAAAATCTGTCCGTACGCTACAAAATACATATGATGTCATTGTCCTAGAGGGGGCAGGTAGCCCAGCTGAAATTAACTTAAAGGATCGTGATATTGCTAATATGCGAATGGCACATTTAGCAGATGCAGCGGTAGTGCTTGTTGCTGATATAGATCGTGGTGGGGTCTTTGCCTCGATTGTTGGTACACTGGCGTTGCTAGATGATGATGAGCGCGCCCGTGTTAAGGGATTAATCATCAATAAATTTAGAGGCATGCGTGAATTATTAGATGATGGTCTTGAATGGGTGGAGAGAGAAACAGGTATCCCGGTGCTTGGTGTGATTCCTTATGTCAATATCAATATTGAAGCAGAGGATTCCCTTGCATTATCGTCATTACGCTTTAAAAAGCCAAAACCAGGCGAATTTACTGTCGATGTAGCGATGATTCGTTTACCCCGTATTTCAAACTTCACTGATATTGATCCCTTTTTCGATGAGCCAGAAGTAGGTGTACGTTTAATTAGCAATGTCCATGAGCTAGGCACACCGGATTTGCTTATACTGCCAGGAACAAAAAGTACAATGGATGACTTAGCTTGGTTAAAAGCACAGGGCTTCGATCAAGCTATTACCCATTTACGTGAGCGCTGCACAAAAATTATTGGCATTTGCGGTGGTTTCCAAATGCTTGGTGAAACATTACTAGACCCTGAAGCAGTGGAGGGAAATGGTGAAGCTGCAAATGGTCTTGGGCTATTGCCAATGGAAACGATTTTTGTAGGCACTAAAAAAACGGTACAAATGACAGGAACAAGAGGGCAGGATACATTGACGGGCTATGAAATACATCTAGGACGTACGAAAATTTTACGTGATGAAGTATCACCTTTTCTACTGCTAGAGGATGGTCGAGAAGATGGCGCAGTGAGTCATGATGAGCAAGTGATTGGTACGTATTTTCATGGCGTGTTCCATAATCGCACCTTTACTCGTCAGCTTGTCAATGAAATACGAGTGAAAAAAGGGTTAATGGCTTTACCGAATGATGTAAAAAGTGATGCAGAACGAAGAGAGGACGCCTATAATATGTTAGCCGACCATGTTCGAGCAAATCTGGATATGAAAAAAATATATGAAATTTTATCTTTAGAGGTATCTATATGA
- a CDS encoding cobyrinate a,c-diamide synthase has translation MQTNRFVLAGTGSGVGKTTFTIGLMKALQNKGKVVQGFKCGPDYIDPTYHTAVTGRVSRNIDSWMFSHEAVRDIVARASMDADVSIIEGVMGFYDGKSPLSDAGSAADISVVTESPVILIVNCASMARSVAAVVRGFQVLSDKPRIVGVIANQVGSVGHYEIAKAAIEQECGIPVIGYLKREQGIDIPSRHLGLVPAIERGELDSFFDKLGDLMAETIDLDQLLDLTKAPILHESGHLFAEEPSQNICIAVARDAAFNFYYEENLALLRAKGATLQFFSPLANEPVPSEADGLYIGGGFPEEFAETLASHTVVKDSIQDAIAKGLPTLAECGGFMYLTEAITNSQGERYEMVGVIPGEVAMQTKLAALGYREIFGTADNFLIGVEQEAKGHEFHYSKYSGTHNTPAYETIGRFGKKQEGYKKGNLVAGYTHFHFVSNPKLVDNWLTACKKVKNDD, from the coding sequence ATGCAAACAAATCGTTTTGTACTAGCTGGTACGGGTAGTGGGGTAGGCAAAACTACTTTCACCATTGGACTGATGAAAGCACTACAAAATAAAGGAAAAGTAGTGCAGGGCTTTAAATGTGGCCCTGATTATATCGATCCAACGTATCATACGGCTGTAACAGGTAGAGTATCACGCAATATTGATAGCTGGATGTTCTCCCATGAAGCAGTACGTGATATTGTGGCACGCGCAAGTATGGATGCGGATGTGTCCATTATTGAAGGTGTGATGGGCTTCTATGATGGCAAAAGTCCTTTATCAGATGCTGGCTCTGCCGCAGATATTAGTGTAGTGACAGAGAGCCCTGTTATTTTAATTGTTAATTGTGCAAGTATGGCGCGTAGTGTAGCAGCTGTTGTAAGAGGCTTTCAAGTTTTGTCAGATAAACCGAGGATCGTTGGCGTTATTGCGAACCAAGTGGGCAGTGTCGGTCATTATGAAATCGCCAAGGCGGCTATTGAACAAGAATGTGGCATTCCTGTCATCGGCTATTTAAAACGTGAACAAGGCATCGATATTCCGAGTCGTCATTTAGGGTTAGTACCCGCCATTGAAAGGGGAGAACTAGATTCATTTTTTGATAAACTAGGTGACCTTATGGCAGAAACGATTGACTTGGATCAATTACTTGACTTAACAAAAGCCCCTATCCTACATGAATCAGGTCATTTATTTGCTGAGGAGCCTTCACAAAATATTTGTATAGCGGTTGCAAGGGATGCAGCATTTAATTTTTATTATGAAGAAAACTTAGCTTTGCTACGTGCGAAAGGCGCGACATTACAATTTTTCTCTCCACTTGCCAATGAGCCTGTACCATCAGAAGCAGATGGCCTCTATATTGGTGGTGGCTTTCCTGAAGAATTCGCAGAGACATTGGCTTCACATACAGTCGTGAAAGACTCTATTCAAGACGCTATTGCCAAAGGACTGCCAACATTAGCGGAATGTGGTGGCTTTATGTATTTAACAGAGGCTATTACAAATAGTCAGGGTGAACGCTATGAAATGGTAGGTGTGATTCCAGGGGAAGTGGCCATGCAGACAAAGCTTGCAGCACTAGGCTATCGTGAAATTTTTGGCACAGCAGATAATTTCTTAATTGGTGTGGAGCAAGAAGCGAAGGGCCATGAATTCCATTATTCTAAATATAGTGGTACCCACAACACACCAGCCTACGAGACGATTGGTCGTTTTGGCAAAAAGCAAGAAGGCTATAAAAAAGGGAATTTGGTGGCTGGTTATACACATTTCCATTTTGTATCAAACCCAAAGCTAGTTGACAATTGGTTAACAGCTTGTAAGAAGGTGAAAAATGATGACTAA
- a CDS encoding MDR family MFS transporter, translating to MNEKRNVIVAILLSAAFVSILNQTLLLIAMPPIMNDFKIDANLAQWLTTVYLLTNGILIPITAFLIGRFSNRLLLIVALTLFSMGTFLGAFAPTFTVLLMARVIQAAGAGVIMPLMQTILLTMYPKEKRGSIMGLAGLVTGFAPAIGPTLSGWILEHFTWRHLFFTVLPVSVIVLTVATIFMKNVTTKKEGQLDALSIVYSSLGWGGLLYGFSIAGAVGFQSMPVLASLMVGGITLFLFIRRQLQLPKPMLEFRVFQSAMFSITTFLSSLVYALMIGTQILITFYIQNVRQLSALETGLVLLIGALVMGILSPVTGKIFDKVGGKGLALVGFTSILIGSGAFLALSMHTKLWLLACLFTMISFGISMIMMPLTTAGMNALPTHLMAHATAMNSTLRMVGGALVTALLVTIMSTVTTLQQEMGVADAMLNGIRTAFIVTTILSAVGLLLSLYMKKPNAK from the coding sequence ATGAACGAAAAAAGAAATGTCATAGTAGCAATTCTACTATCTGCAGCATTTGTGTCTATTCTCAATCAAACATTATTACTCATAGCTATGCCACCAATTATGAACGATTTCAAGATTGATGCTAATTTAGCACAATGGCTCACGACAGTATATTTATTAACGAATGGTATTCTCATACCTATTACAGCTTTTCTGATTGGTCGTTTTTCCAATCGATTACTGTTAATAGTGGCTCTCACTTTATTTAGTATGGGTACATTTTTAGGCGCCTTTGCCCCAACCTTTACGGTTTTACTTATGGCTCGAGTTATTCAAGCGGCTGGAGCAGGGGTGATCATGCCCTTAATGCAAACGATTTTATTAACGATGTATCCAAAAGAAAAGCGAGGTTCCATTATGGGGCTAGCTGGCCTTGTAACAGGTTTTGCACCAGCAATAGGCCCAACATTATCAGGCTGGATTTTAGAACATTTTACATGGCGACATCTGTTTTTTACTGTCTTACCCGTTTCAGTTATTGTTTTGACTGTGGCCACGATTTTTATGAAAAATGTCACGACAAAAAAAGAGGGGCAGCTAGATGCTCTTTCTATCGTCTATTCTTCTTTAGGTTGGGGTGGCCTGTTATATGGTTTCAGCATCGCAGGAGCTGTTGGATTTCAATCAATGCCAGTACTTGCATCATTAATGGTAGGAGGAATTACGCTGTTTCTATTTATTAGACGTCAGCTTCAATTGCCTAAACCAATGCTTGAATTTCGTGTATTTCAATCCGCCATGTTCTCTATTACAACTTTTTTATCGAGTTTAGTTTATGCCCTCATGATTGGTACACAAATACTTATCACATTTTATATTCAAAATGTACGGCAGCTGTCGGCACTCGAAACAGGGCTGGTTTTATTGATAGGTGCGCTTGTAATGGGTATATTGTCGCCAGTGACAGGGAAGATTTTCGATAAAGTGGGTGGAAAAGGCTTAGCACTGGTAGGGTTCACCAGTATCTTAATTGGTTCAGGTGCTTTCCTAGCATTATCAATGCATACAAAACTTTGGCTACTGGCATGTCTCTTTACGATGATTTCCTTTGGGATTTCAATGATTATGATGCCGCTGACAACCGCTGGCATGAATGCCTTACCTACCCATTTGATGGCACATGCGACAGCGATGAATAGTACATTGCGTATGGTCGGTGGTGCATTAGTAACGGCATTACTTGTAACCATCATGAGTACGGTAACTACTTTACAGCAAGAAATGGGTGTTGCTGATGCTATGCTAAATGGCATTCGCACAGCGTTTATTGTCACAACGATTTTAAGTGCTGTGGGACTACTACTGTCTTTATATATGAAGAAGCCAAATGCCAAATAG
- a CDS encoding cob(I)yrinic acid a,c-diamide adenosyltransferase, with the protein MARKGLFLVYTGEGKGKTTASLGVTLRAVGRGLNVRYMQFIKSPERTYGEQIALRKLGVEMEQMGIGFTWTKTPEEHRAALAKAWKKTKAALQDDSIDLLVLDELNNALAITKFPIDDVLPLTEVIEAIQQRPSTMHLVVTGRSANPALTAMADLVSTIDATKHYYDEGIPAVKGLEF; encoded by the coding sequence ATGGCAAGAAAAGGCTTGTTTTTAGTATATACAGGTGAAGGAAAGGGCAAAACAACGGCGTCTCTAGGTGTCACATTACGTGCAGTTGGCCGTGGCTTAAATGTGCGCTATATGCAGTTTATTAAATCACCTGAGCGTACGTACGGTGAGCAAATTGCCCTTCGCAAGTTAGGTGTGGAAATGGAGCAAATGGGTATCGGCTTTACATGGACAAAGACACCTGAAGAGCATCGTGCTGCCTTAGCTAAAGCATGGAAAAAAACGAAGGCCGCCCTGCAAGACGACAGTATTGATTTATTGGTGCTAGATGAACTAAACAATGCATTGGCTATCACCAAGTTTCCTATCGATGATGTCCTTCCACTAACAGAAGTCATAGAGGCGATCCAGCAACGTCCATCGACGATGCATTTGGTGGTCACAGGTCGAAGCGCGAACCCTGCCTTAACGGCAATGGCTGATTTAGTGTCAACCATCGATGCAACAAAGCATTACTATGATGAAGGCATCCCAGCGGTGAAAGGGCTAGAATTTTAA
- the cobA gene encoding uroporphyrinogen-III C-methyltransferase: MKEGIVYIVGAGPGDPKLITVYGLECIQKADVIAYDRLVNPTLLDFAKKDAELVYCGKLPGKHHLIQDEINALLVEKAQEGKVVTRLKGGDPFVFGRGAEEAEILKNHGITYEIVPGITAGIAAAAYAGIPVTHRDFATSFALVTGHGREEKGQDFLNWPALATGIDTVAFYMSVGNIAYIARKLIENGRQATTPVAVIEWGTTAQQRTITGQLDEIAAIIEREGYHNPSMIVVGEVVNVREKIQWFEEQGLTFS, from the coding sequence ATGAAGGAAGGAATAGTATATATCGTTGGTGCAGGTCCTGGGGATCCGAAGCTCATCACTGTGTATGGTCTGGAATGTATTCAAAAAGCTGATGTGATTGCCTATGACCGTCTTGTGAATCCCACATTGCTCGACTTTGCAAAAAAGGATGCAGAGCTCGTTTATTGCGGTAAACTTCCAGGTAAGCACCACCTTATTCAAGATGAAATTAATGCCTTACTTGTTGAAAAAGCACAAGAAGGTAAAGTTGTGACACGTCTGAAGGGTGGCGATCCATTTGTATTTGGACGTGGTGCTGAGGAAGCAGAAATATTAAAAAATCATGGCATAACCTATGAAATCGTTCCTGGTATTACAGCCGGCATTGCTGCAGCTGCTTATGCAGGGATTCCAGTGACACATAGAGACTTCGCGACAAGCTTTGCCCTAGTGACGGGGCATGGTCGTGAAGAAAAAGGACAGGATTTTTTGAATTGGCCAGCATTGGCTACAGGTATTGATACCGTCGCATTTTACATGAGTGTTGGAAATATTGCCTACATTGCTCGCAAATTAATTGAAAACGGACGTCAGGCCACAACGCCAGTAGCGGTCATTGAGTGGGGAACAACTGCTCAACAACGCACGATTACAGGACAGCTAGATGAGATAGCGGCCATTATTGAACGTGAAGGGTATCATAATCCTTCGATGATTGTCGTGGGAGAGGTAGTCAATGTACGTGAGAAAATTCAATGGTTTGAAGAGCAGGGATTAACATTTTCATAA
- a CDS encoding cobalt-precorrin 5A hydrolase — MIELQEGVLPEVDQRNPYAVVAITKHGVQIGRRLQQTFAASDLYYMSKFEQGDEAEKHIQLFTGTVRLLLPTLFKQYKGLILIISLGAVVRMIAPILKDKKTDPGVVVIDDRGDNVISVLSGHLGGANELTHEVAAALGANPIITTASDVQKTIPVDLFGARFGWVWDSADKLTPVSASVVNEERVAIVQETGERDWWMRDTAMPEQIKIYPSTQAAIEAKPHATLLITDRIIEQEEEILLENGVIYRPKSIVLGMGCNRGTSVEEIEQVIDETLAELKLSKKSVKALCTIDLKKDEQCFLDITKKYDWEFVTYTPAELNQIEFPSPSETVFKYTGAYGVSEPAAMRYAQVKSLLLEKKKSGNATISVARYLF, encoded by the coding sequence GTGATTGAGTTACAGGAAGGTGTATTACCAGAGGTTGATCAACGCAATCCTTATGCGGTTGTCGCCATTACGAAGCATGGTGTTCAAATTGGACGTCGCCTGCAACAAACCTTTGCAGCGAGTGATTTATATTATATGAGTAAATTTGAGCAAGGCGATGAAGCAGAAAAGCATATTCAATTATTTACAGGTACCGTGCGCTTGTTATTGCCAACGCTATTTAAACAATATAAAGGGTTGATTTTAATCATTTCGCTCGGTGCGGTCGTACGCATGATTGCGCCCATTTTAAAGGATAAAAAGACAGACCCTGGCGTTGTCGTAATTGATGATCGAGGCGACAATGTCATTAGCGTATTATCAGGGCATCTTGGCGGTGCCAATGAGCTAACGCATGAGGTGGCAGCGGCACTTGGTGCAAATCCAATTATTACAACAGCTTCTGATGTGCAAAAGACGATTCCTGTTGACTTATTTGGCGCCCGTTTTGGGTGGGTATGGGATAGTGCCGACAAATTGACACCAGTGAGTGCTTCCGTTGTAAATGAGGAGCGTGTGGCCATTGTGCAGGAAACGGGTGAGCGCGATTGGTGGATGCGTGATACTGCCATGCCAGAGCAAATCAAAATCTATCCATCCACACAGGCAGCCATCGAGGCTAAACCTCATGCCACGCTATTAATAACGGATCGAATCATAGAACAAGAGGAAGAGATTCTTCTAGAAAACGGTGTTATTTATCGACCAAAATCTATTGTGCTCGGTATGGGCTGTAATCGTGGGACATCTGTGGAAGAAATTGAACAAGTGATTGATGAAACCTTGGCAGAGCTAAAGCTTTCGAAAAAAAGTGTGAAGGCATTATGCACGATTGATTTAAAAAAAGATGAACAATGTTTTTTAGATATTACCAAGAAATATGATTGGGAGTTCGTCACTTATACCCCGGCGGAATTAAATCAAATCGAATTTCCTTCCCCTTCTGAAACAGTCTTTAAATATACAGGTGCCTATGGTGTGAGTGAACCAGCGGCTATGCGTTATGCACAGGTCAAGTCACTCCTATTAGAAAAGAAGAAATCGGGTAATGCTACGATCTCAGTTGCGAGATACCTATTTTAA